A region of the bacterium genome:
AACGTGCCGGCGCCGGCGAGCGAAGCCCGCGGATCGCCGGTCAGCCTCGTTTGGAGCGCCCCGTCGGCGCCCAGCGACCCGGTCACCTGTGCGGTTGCGCCGACCCCGTGCAGCAGGCCGGCGACGTCGACGCCGCGCGCGTGCACGGTGAACGACGCGGGCGCACCGGCCGCGGCGGTCTTGGCCTCCGCCGCGCCGGTGATCGTGCCGCCGTACGCCGTGAGGGAGTAAGCATCCACGCGGACGGCGTCGGTAAACAGGCCGATGCGGGCACGCACCCGCGACGCCGCGACCGGCGCGAACTCGAACTTATCGAGGCCCACGGTTCCCGCCGCGACCAGCCGGTGCGGCCCCGGGGGCCCCGGGGGACCCTGCGCCGGCTGCGGGTTCAGCAGGCCCTGCAGCCGGTTGAGGTCGAGGTCGGTCCCGGCGAGGGCGAACGAGATCACCGGCGCGTAGATCCGCGGGACGTCCGCGGTTCCCGTCACGCGCAGCGTATCGAGGGTGGCGGCGAACGTCGCTTTGAGCCCGCCCTTCGCCAGCGTCATCGTCCCGGAACCGACCTGCACCGGAACGCGCAGCGCGGGGACGGTGAGCCGGGCCCCTTTGAGGTCGACCGTCGCGGTGAGCAGTTGTAGAATCTCGGGCGCCGTCGCCTGCACCGAGCGGCTGCGCGCCGTGAGTCCGGTGATCTCGAACGACGGCGTCGTTTGCGCGCGCTTCGGATCGTACGCGCCGACGCGGAGGTCGACGCTTCGGATCGCGACCGCGCCGATCGGCGCGAGGGTCACCAGATTGCCGCCGATCGACGGACGGCGCTTCTGCGCCGGCAGGTCGAAGTTCGAGCGGCCGGCGGTGTTGGTGAGGAAGTTGATACGGACGCCGTTCAGCGCGACCCACTGGATGTCGAAGCGCCGGCGGAGCAGCGCGCGCAGATCGACGCCCAGGTCGATCGTCTGCACCTCGACGGTCGCGCCCTTGGGGAAGCCGGCGGGGTTCATCATGCGGACGTCGCCCGCGCGTACGTGCGGGCGCGGCCATACCTGGAGGCGGAGCGTCGCGATCTGAACGTCGCGCCCCGTGAGCGAGCGAATGTACCCTTCGAGGAACCCCCGGTAGCGGTCGACCGGGACGAGAAACGGCACCGCGGCGGCCGCCGCGGCGACGAGGACGAACACCGCGAGCGCGATCACCAGCCAGCGCAGACGGCGCAGGGTGTTGGTCATCGGATATCCCTGATGCGAAGGGTGTTCACGCCACCGGTCCTGTCATGCTGCACAGTATAATGCCCTTCGAGATGGGCGGGCAGTCTTGCCGCCGTACCACAATTCGCTACGAATCCGTGTTCCAAGGAACGCACCGATCTCCTCCCAAAAAGAACCCGTATGCGGACGGCCGGGGAAGCGAAGCTCGAGGCCTTCGACTACGACGGCGTGCGCCTGCTGCCGGGCCGGTTTGCCGATCAGGCCGCCCGCACGCGCGAGGTCTATTTCTCCGTTCCGGACGACGACATTCTCAAAGGCTTCCGCGACCGCGCCGGGCTGCCGGCGCCGGGCGCCGGCATGCGCGGATGGTGCGCGGAAACCAGTTCGTGCATTTTCGGGCAGCTGCTGAGCGGCATGGCGCGGCTGAGCCGCGCCACGGGCGACGCGCCGCTTCGAAACAAGGCGCTGGCGCTCTTTGAGGGATGGCGCAAGACCGTCCCGCCGGACGGCGACGCGGGCATGCGGCCGTACGACTGGGAGAAGCTTGTCTGCGGACTCGTCGATCTGCACGCGTACGCCGGCTGCGGAGATGCGCTGCCGGTCCTCGAGGAATCGGCGGGGTGGGCGGAGCGGACGTTCGATCGCACGAGGCATCCGGCGGACACCTTCCACTTCCAGGGCGACGGCCGCAGGCCGGCGATCGAGTGGTACACGCTGCCGGAGAATCTCTACCGCGCGTACCTTCTGGGGGGCCGCTCGGCCCTCAAGACCTTTGCCGATCTGTGGCGGTACGAGGACTATTGGAGCCGCTTCGCGGAGCGCAACGATCCGGGCGACGTGATAGCGGTTCACGCGTACAGCCACGTCAATTCGCTCAGCAGCGCCGCGATGGCGTACGCGGTCACCGGAGACCGCCGCTACCTCGACGTCTGCATCCACGCGTACGAGTGGCTTCAGAACACGCAGTGCTATGCCACCGGCGGCTACGGGCCGGACGAGCGGCTCATGCCGCCGGACGGGGCGCTCGGCCGATCGCTCGAGCTGTACGCCGGACACGCCGAGATCCCGTGCGGCTCTTGGGCGGCTTTCAAGCTGTCGCGCTACCTGATGAGCTTCACGGGCGAAGCGCGCTTCGGCGATTGGATCGAGACGCTGCTCTACAACGGGATCGGCGCGGCGCTGCCGACGGAGCCGGACGGCCGCACCTTCTACTACGGCGACTACCGGCTGTCGAGCGGGATCAAGCAGTATTACTGGCACGAATGGCCGTGCTGCTCCGGCACCTACATCCAAACCGTCGCGGATTATCACAACGTGATCTACTTCAAGGATGCCTCCGGACTTTACGTCAACCTCTTCGTGCCGTCGGAGGCCGCGTGGCGGCACGGCGGGCAGCGCGTGACGGTCCGGCAGGAGACGGCGTATCCGGAATCCGAGACGTCGGCCTTTACCCTGTCGATGGAGCGCCCGGCGCAGATGGGCGTGGCGTTCCGAGTCCCGGGCTGGTCACGCGAGATGCGCGCGGCCGTCAACGGCGTGCCGGTGGCGGCCGCGGCCCGGCCCGGAACGTGGGCGCGCATCGAGCGCGAGTGGAAGCCCGGCGACCGGATCACCGTGACGATCCCGTTCGCGCTGCGGACGTCCCCGGTGGACCGGCAGCATCCGCGCCGCGCGGCGATTCTGTGGGGGCCGGTCGTGCTGGCGCAGGACGAGGCGTGCTGCCGGCGTCCGCTGGCGCTCGAACCGGGGACGGATCTTCGCGACCGCCTCGTGCACGAAGGGCCGGTGCGCTTTCGAATTACCGATACCGCGCCGGAGCGCCACACGCGGTATCTCCAGCCCTACTACGCGTTTCCCGGCTTTTGGCCGTACTGGGTCTACTTCGACCTCGACGCGTCTCCGCTGTACTGAGGCGCCCGCCCTACGCGATGCGGGTCGGCGACCGCTCGCCGTTCTGCTGAGCGGCGCCGTCGGGTCCCGCCGCGCGGTTCCGCTCCCAGGGATCGGCGTTCCATTCCGCCATGCGGCGCTCGAACCGCGCGTTCAGCGACGTCACGTTCTGCTCCACCGTGCGCTGCGCGCCCTGGAAGGCCTGGTGCGCTTCGGCGGCGAGCTTGTCCGCTTCCGCCTGCAGCAGCGCGAGCCACGCCGCGGCCTTCTGCTTGGCGCTCGCCACGATCAGGTCCGCGTCCTGCTGCGCCTTCTGTACGATCTCCGCGGCGTTCCGCCGGCTGGCGCGCGTGGCGTCGGCCGCGACCGCCTCGGCCCGGTCGGTGATTTCCTGCGCCTCGAGTTGCGCGTTCCGCACCAGATCCTCGGCGGTTTTCTGCGCCGTGAGGAGCGCGCGGGCGAAGAGCGCTTCCTGCTCACGCTGCTCGGCGGCGCGCTGCTCGGACGGGGTGAGCGTGATCTTCGGCGTAGGCGCCGGCGGCGGCGCGGGCGTCGCGGCGGCGGGGGACGGGCCGGCGGGCGCCGCCTCGGGGGCCGCGGCGATTGTCGCCGGATGCTGCCGCTCCTTCAAGGCGTCCATGCGAACCCGCATCGCGCGGAGGACGACGCCGCGCATCGGGGTCAGGAACATGCCCGCCAGCGTGATGATGGCCCCGGCCACGGCCACGCCGACGCCCAGGGAATCAAACGGTCCGCTCATCGCATTGCCCCCTCAGCCGCGCTCAGCCCGGACGCGAGAGAAGCGTGCTCGGGTCTGGCCGCATGAACTGCAGTGTCGTACCGGTCAGGCGGCTGAACGCGTCGCGCTTCAGCTCTTCAAACAGCCGGTCCACGCTGTCCTCCAGCTGCGACGCGTTGAGGTACAGGGCCGCGGGGCGCCCGTCGGAAGCCGCGGCGGCCGCCGGCGCCGGCTGGGTTGTCACGATGACGCTGCGCACCGGCACCCCGGGCGCGACCTTCTCGAACTCCACCCCGGCCTGCTGCAGCCTGGTCAAATCCTCGTCGCCGGGCGCGCTGTCGCGCAGACGGAAGAGCAGGACGGCGTCTTTGAAGTAGGCGGCGCCGTCCACCGGACCGTTCGGCGCAGCCGACAGGACGACCGCGCCGCAGTTCCGCCGGCGCAGCGACGACTCGAGCGCGTCGCGCATCCATCGCGTGCTCTTGATGAACTCCTCGCCCTGCGGGCTGAGGCTGTAGAGCACGTCCTGGACTTCTTCGCCGAGGGACCGCCGGCAGTGCGGACACCGGAGCGACAGCTGCATCGCCGCCTGGACCTCCGCGGCGTCTTTGCCGACGCCGACGATCTGGCCCGTCTCGCGGCACATCAAAACGAAGCTGCGGTCGATCAACCCGTCGGCGGAGAGCCCGTCGAGCTGCGACGGATCGACGCGCGAGCCGTTTGGCGCTTTGTCCATTTTGGAGCGCAGCAGCGACGGCCGCCCGAGCAGCGCCTGCGCGCCCTGCAGCGCAAACAGCGCCTGCGCGGACGCGAGTG
Encoded here:
- a CDS encoding beta-L-arabinofuranosidase domain-containing protein; this encodes MRTAGEAKLEAFDYDGVRLLPGRFADQAARTREVYFSVPDDDILKGFRDRAGLPAPGAGMRGWCAETSSCIFGQLLSGMARLSRATGDAPLRNKALALFEGWRKTVPPDGDAGMRPYDWEKLVCGLVDLHAYAGCGDALPVLEESAGWAERTFDRTRHPADTFHFQGDGRRPAIEWYTLPENLYRAYLLGGRSALKTFADLWRYEDYWSRFAERNDPGDVIAVHAYSHVNSLSSAAMAYAVTGDRRYLDVCIHAYEWLQNTQCYATGGYGPDERLMPPDGALGRSLELYAGHAEIPCGSWAAFKLSRYLMSFTGEARFGDWIETLLYNGIGAALPTEPDGRTFYYGDYRLSSGIKQYYWHEWPCCSGTYIQTVADYHNVIYFKDASGLYVNLFVPSEAAWRHGGQRVTVRQETAYPESETSAFTLSMERPAQMGVAFRVPGWSREMRAAVNGVPVAAAARPGTWARIEREWKPGDRITVTIPFALRTSPVDRQHPRRAAILWGPVVLAQDEACCRRPLALEPGTDLRDRLVHEGPVRFRITDTAPERHTRYLQPYYAFPGFWPYWVYFDLDASPLY
- a CDS encoding AsmA family protein, with translation MTNTLRRLRWLVIALAVFVLVAAAAAAVPFLVPVDRYRGFLEGYIRSLTGRDVQIATLRLQVWPRPHVRAGDVRMMNPAGFPKGATVEVQTIDLGVDLRALLRRRFDIQWVALNGVRINFLTNTAGRSNFDLPAQKRRPSIGGNLVTLAPIGAVAIRSVDLRVGAYDPKRAQTTPSFEITGLTARSRSVQATAPEILQLLTATVDLKGARLTVPALRVPVQVGSGTMTLAKGGLKATFAATLDTLRVTGTADVPRIYAPVISFALAGTDLDLNRLQGLLNPQPAQGPPGPPGPHRLVAAGTVGLDKFEFAPVAASRVRARIGLFTDAVRVDAYSLTAYGGTITGAAEAKTAAAGAPASFTVHARGVDVAGLLHGVGATAQVTGSLGADGALQTRLTGDPRASLAGAGTFAIRNGSFPGLDVRSGLARLAQALQANVPTGQTRFSYFGGDARIARERVYSTALRLDGDTLQATGHGSIGFDGGLDYAGTGVMALSASGASPSPIPSAATLLGRYVPGAAGARATSVPFKLTGAVANPHFALGGVPSFVGGTATSPAPRQTTPAQPQAPGLPSFLQNLPKLP